One Deltaproteobacteria bacterium genomic window, CCTCAAGCGTCATGCCCGCCATCTTCAATGCCGCCGGCATCGCTTTGGTGGGTGACAGTCCGAACTTCTTGGGTTCATACCCCACAAACGCATACCCCTTCACCAGCGCAAAGGGCTTCAACCCCATGGCCGACGCTTTCTCGCGATCCATCAATACCTGTGCCGCTGCTGCATCGCATAAAGCACAGGCATTCCCCGCCGTCACCGTGCCGCCCTTGGTAAACACGGCCGGCAGCTTGGCCAAAGACTCGGCTGTCACGCCTGCACGATAGATCTCTTCATCCTTGAATACCGTGACCTTGCCTTTACGTCCAGGCACCTCGATGGGAATGATCTCTTCTTCAAACTTGCCCGCCTTTACCGCCGCCTCGGTCTTGTTGTGACAATCCGCTGCAAATTCATCCTGCTCTTCCCGCGTAATCCCCAGCTCCGCAGCATAGACGTCCGTCAATTCCCCCATCAGCCCGCCGCCCAATGGACACTGAAAACCGTCGTGGTGCAAAAGATCCACCACCTCGCCCTTGCCCATGCGGTACCCCCAGCGGGCCTTGAGCAATCCATACGGTACCTGGTTCGAACTCTCCGTGCCCCCTACCAGCACCGTGTCCACATCCTCCGCCTTGATGGCCTGCGACCCCATGATCAATGCCTGGATGCTCGACCCGCAGCGT contains:
- a CDS encoding acetyl-CoA C-acyltransferase, with product MREVVILGSGRTAGGKYGGSLQNMTAPQFGAVVVRETIKRSGIEPSEIEQTIFGSAWQAGVGPNPARMTAVNGGVPVDSPAVSVNVRCGSSIQALIMGSQAIKAEDVDTVLVGGTESSNQVPYGLLKARWGYRMGKGEVVDLLHHDGFQCPLGGGLMGELTDVYAAELGITREEQDEFAADCHNKTEAAVKAGKFEEEIIPIEVPGRKGKVTVFKDEEIYRAGVTAESLAKLPAVFTKGGTVTAGNACALCDAAAAQVLMDREKASAMGLKPFALVKGYAFVGYEPKKFGLSPTKAMPAALKMAGMTLEDMDLIELNEAFAAQYIACERILGIDRSKVNVNGGAIAMGHPVAATGSKILTSLLYALKDRDKQFGIVSACIGGGNGVALVVERLN